GCCCCTTGTCCTTCTTGTTTTTCTTGCCATTTCGGCTTTCATCACGGGCTTTACGGGCAGCCTCGCGCGCATCGCGGGCCTTAATAGCCTTGCGAACCAAATTTGAAGCCAGTTCACCATTTTCCAAAAGGAAGAAGGTCAGCTTGTCCGACACAATGCCGTCCACCACAGGACGAGCAAGTGGGCTTCCCAACTTGTCCTTGGTCTGCCCTTCAAACTGCAAATGCTCTTCTGGTACAAGGATAGAAAGGACCGCAGACAAACCTTCACGGTAGTCAGAGCCTTCCAAGTTCTTGTCCTTTTCCTTGAGCAAGTTGGTCTTGCGGGCATAGTCGTTCATGGCCTTGGTGATGGCCAGTTTCAGCCCAGTTTCATGAGTACCGCCGTCCTTGGTACGAACGTTGTTAACGAAGGACAGGATATTGTCCGAATAGCCGTCATTGTACTGCATGGCCACCTGGACTTGGAAACCAGACTCCTCTCCCTCAAAATAGAGAACTGGTGTTAAGGTCTCCTTGTCCTCGTTTAGATAAGTGACAAAGTCCTGCACCCCATTTTCGTAGTGATACTCCTCCTGCTCACCTGTTCGCTCATCTGTCAGGGTTATGGTGACCTGCTTGAGCAAGAAAGCTGATTCCTTTAGGCGCTCGGCAATGGTGTTAAACTTGAAATCAGTCGTTGAGAAGATACTATCATCGGGCATAAAGGTGACTTTGGTACCTGTTTTTGATTTTGGAGCTGTGCCGATTTTCTCCAAAGTCGTAACTGGCTTGCCGCCCTGCTCAAAGCGCTGTTTATAAATCTCTCCGTCACGGGTAATTTCCACCTCAAGCCAGCTGGACAGAGCATTGACCACCGAAGAACCAACCCCGTGGAGACCTCCAGAGGTCTTATAGCCACCCTGACCAAACTTACCACCAGCGTGAAGAACGGTAAAGATGACCTCAACCGTCGGTTTCCCAGTTGCGTGCATACCGACTGGCATCCCCCGTCCCTTATCTGCTACCGACAAACTACCGTCCTTGTTAATGGTCACCTCAATCCGATCACCAAAACCTGACAGTGCTTCATCGACCGCATTATCGACAATTTCCCAAACCATGTGGTGCAGTCCATTGCCATCGGTCGAACCAATATACATCCCCGGACGTTTGCGAACCGCATCCAACCCTTCCAGCACCTGAATGGCATCGTCGTTATAATTATTTATGTTTATCTCTTTCTTAGCCAAATCTGACCTCCATACATATCGTCTTTACTATCTTACAAGTTTTTAAGCATTTTTGCAAAAAATTTCTGCTATTTCGGCTGGAACAGGGCAAACTTGACTATTTGATGAAAAAGCCGGACAACTATGCTATAATCTAAGTATGTTACAGACAATTTTACTTCTAATATTAGCTTATTTACTGGGCTCGATTCCGTCAGGTCTCTGGATTGGACAAGCCTTTTTCAACATCAACATCCGAGAACATGGTTCGGGCAATACTGGGACGACCAATACCTTCCGTATCCTGGGTAAGAAAGCTGGAATGGCGGTCTTTGCCATCGACTTTCTCAAAGGTACCCTAGCGGCCCTCCTGCCAGTTTTCTTTCATGTAAATAGCCCTTCACCTATCCTATTTGGCTTGATAGCTGTTCTGGGACATACCTTCCCGATTTTTGCCAATTTCAAGGGAGGTAAGGCTGTGGCCACATCGGCTGGCATGTTGCTGGGTGTTGCGCCCCTCTTCTGCCTCTATCTGGTCTTTATTTTCGCGACTTCTCTCTACCTGACCTCCATGGTTTCCTTTTCAAGTGTCTTGGCAGCAGCCCTGGCCATGCTTGGAGCTCTGATTTTCCCAGCCCTTGGTTTCTTGGTCAATAGCTATGACTGGTTGTTCACCGTGATTATCCTATTTCTGGGTAGCTTTGTCATTATCCGACACAAGGACAATATCCAACGCATTTTGAAACAGGAAGAAAATCTCGTTCCCTTTGGATTAAATATAACAAAGCAAAAGAAGAAATAATTTCAAGCGCCGAGAGGCGTTTTTTTATATCATGAAAGAAAAATAAAGCAGCTTTTTTGTAAGATTCAAAACCCTAAAACTGCTAACTTTGATAAAAAGTTCGTAAAAAGAAGGAGCCAACCAGCTCCTTCAAAACACTTATTTTTCAAATACAACCTGTCCATCCGCAATGGTATAACGAACTTGGCCCATGAGCCAATCACCGACAAAGGGAGAATTGGCGGATTTAGAGGCAAAGGTTGCTGATACTTGACGATTGACTGTAGGATCAAAAATCACTAGGTCGGCCGGTCCATTTTCAGCCAGATAACCTGCATCCAAGCCATAAAGTTTGGCAGGATTGATGGTCATTTTCTCCAATAATTCTTGGAGTGTCAGATGCCCTTCTTCCACCAAATGCGTCAAACCAAGTGATAGAGAGGTCTCCAGTCCAGTCATGCCAGACGGTGCTTGCGTCAAGTCCTCTACATTTTTTTCATCCGCATGATGAGGTGCATGGTCGGTCGCAATAACTGAAATGACGCCTGATTTTAGCCCTTCTATGACTGCCAAACGATCGCTTTCCAAACGAAGAGGCGGGTTCATCTTGGCATTTGCCCCCTTGGTCAACAACAAATCTTCTGTCCGAGAAAAATGCTGGGGAGCTACTTCTGCGGTCACACGCGCACCCATACCTTGTGCAAATTCGACCACCTTGACAGACTCAGCTTTGGACAGATGCTGGATATGAACACGGGCACCCGTTTCATAGGCAATCATGACGTCACGAGCAATCATGCTGTATTCAGCCACACCAGTCGCGCCACAGACGTGAAAATGCTTGGCAGCGACTTGCTCGTTCAAACCTAGAATACCATTCAAATCTGGATCTTCTTCGTGGAGGCTTAGCAGGCAATCCAATTTCTTAGCCTCCTGCATAGCTTTTCGCACCACACCAGCATTTGTCAATGGAATGCCGTCATCAGAAAGAGCTACAGCACCCGCAGCTAGGAGCCCGTCAAAATCCGTCAAATCTTGGCCATTAAATTGATTGGTAATGGTTCCCACACTGTAAATATGGATGTTTTCCTTGCTGGCCGATTGCAGAACCTCATTCAAGGTGTCCACTGTCGAAATGGTCGGATTGGTATTAGCCATCATGACAACCGAGGTAAAACCACCCGCTGCTGCCGCCAGAGCCCCTGTATGAATATCTTCCTTGTGGGTCTGACCAGGCTCACGGAAATGAACATGGACATCCACCAGGCCAGGCGCAACAACCAAGCCACTAGCATCGATAACTTGTTCCGCATCTACCTCAATCTGCTCAGCAATCTTGATGATTTTCTTTTTTTCTATTAAAATATCAGCGACTGTATCCAGACCGGACTGCGGGTCTATGACGCGACCATTTTTAATTAACAGCATGAATACTCCTTTTTAAATGCTACTGTTTAGCCACAGCTTCAACCATTTGCTCCACTTCTTGAGCACTAATCTGGTCATCTACTTCTAAGTAAAGTTCCTTAGCTCGTTCAAAATAGCTGCACTCTTTGGTGATTTCTCCCAAGACACGATTGGCACTAGCTTCCAAATAGGGAAACACAATACGAGCTGCCTCCTTGAGTACTTTTCGCATCTCTTGCTCTGCCAACTCCATATCTCCCATTAGAAAATGCAAATAGGCTTGCTCATAAGTATTACCAACAAGTTGAGACTCATTGTATTCAAATAGTAAAGATGCTTCCTCTTCAAGAAACTCCAAAGCTTGCTGATAATTGCCTGCTTCTCGCTCTACATCTGCCACCTGGCGCAAGGCCACTGGCTGCAATTCTCTCAGAAAAAATTCCTCAGCCTGGCTATGTTCTCGCGCCAAAACAAGATTAGTCTGAGCCAACTCTTTTGCCAAGTCCATTTCCTTCTCGGCAATCGCCAAATAAATCCGTTGATTTCGTAACCAAAAATGGCCTGAAATATGGGCATCATCCAGCCTTACAACTCCTTCTTCATAAAGCTGGTGAGCAAGGCTAAAGTTCTTCTCATCCAAAGCCTCAAAGAATGATATATCTCTTTCAAAATCGGTCATTTTCATTCCTTCAATTAACTTCATCTTCGCCAATCAATCTCTTCCTTCCCAGCCTGTTTCAAAAAGGCATTAGCCTGTGAAAAAGGCTTACTTCCAAAGAAGCCTCGGTAGGCTGAAAGCGGACTTGGATGGGCCGACTCTATAATCAAATGTTTAGGATTGTTAATAAGAACCTTCTTCTTCCGGGCATAAACTCCCCAAAGAATGTAGACAACTGGTTGGTCCAGACTATTGACCACCTTGATTACCGCATCCGTAAAGGGCTCCCAGATTTGTCCAGCATGTCCATTGGCCTGACCGGCCGGCACTGTCAAACAAGCATTGAGTAATAGAACGCCCTGTTCAGCCCAGCTGGTTAAATCATGACCTTGTTTGACACCGACATCTTCAGCCAACTCTTTTAGGATATTTTGGAGAGATGGCGGAGCTGGAATGCTATCTGGGACTGAAAAGGATAGCCCTTGTGCTTGTCCAGGTCCGTGATAGGGATCCTGCCCCAAAATGACCACTTTTACATTTTCTAAAGCCGTCTTTTCCAAGGCTGCAAATACCTTTTCCCTGGGTGGATAAACAGTTCCGTCAGAATAAACCTGGTCCAAAAACTGATTGATGTTGCCAAAATAATGCTCCGGCAACAAGGCCTTTATCCGATCATGCCAAGCAGAATGCTCCATGCTGACTACCTCTTACTTCTTCTCTTTGATGATATAAACCGGTCGATGCTTGGTTTCCAAGAAAACCTTGGCCAAATACTTACCTAAAATACCAATCGTCATTAACTGCAAGCCACCTAAAAAGAGGATGATACAGATAGTTGACGGCCAACCGATTGTCGGATCCCCGAAGACCAGAGTCTTAAAGACAACGACAACCATCAAAACCAAGGACAGGAGGAAAGTGAAGAAACCAGTATAGGATGCAATATTCAGCGGCGTATCTGAAAAATTGATAATCCCTTCAATCGAGTAGGACAGCAACTTCCAGAAGGACCAGCTGGTTTCACCAGCCACCCGCTCAACATTTTCATAAGGCAGGTATTCTGTCTCAAAACCAACCCAGGCAAAAATTCCTTTTGAAAAACGATTGTACTCTGAAACAGACAGGATAGCATCTACCATGTGTCGGCGCATGAGACGGAAATCGCGGGCCCCGTCCACCACTTCTACCTGGCTAATCTTGTTCATCAGCTTGTAGAAAAGCTTTGCAAAGAAGCTCCGAATAGGCGGCTCGCCATCACGGCTGACACGACGGGTGCCAACACAGTCCAGTTCTGGATTAGCATCCAAGATGGACTTCATCTGGGTGAGCATTTCTGGTGGATCCTGCAAATCCACATCCATGACGGTCACCAATTCACCCTGCGCAGCCTGCAGGCCGGCATAAAGAGCGGCCTCCTTGCCAAAATTTCTGGAAAAGGAAATGTAGCGGACACCATTGCCCTCAGCAGCCAACTGCCGAAGAACCTTGAGCGTCCCATCCTTGGAACCATCATTGACAAAAATATACTCAAATTGCTCCCTCATCTTCCTACGGACCACTTCCATGGCGTCGTAAAAATAGGGAATCGCCTCTTCCTCATTGAAACAAGGAACGATTACTGAAATCATACACTTCTCCTCATACGGTCAATTGTTTTCCCAACATTATACCATTTTCGGGGCAATGTTCCCAGAAATCAGGCGATTTTGCTGTGAAAACTAGTTCTCCAACCAAGTTTCAGGATTCTGGCGGAATTTTTTCAAGAGAGTCAAGCCATCCGCATTGATGTAGCCCTGCACTTTTGCGACTTTTATAAGTTCAGAATAATTGCTGAGCGTCACCAGTTTGACACCAGTGTTGTCAAAATTCCGGTCTGCCACAGGCAATTGGTAGGTGAAAATGGCTGCCACACCAAGTACCTCTGCTCCTTCACGTTGAGCCGCTGCCACTGCATCCAAGACAGAACCACCTGTCGAAATCAGATCTTCGATGATAACCATTTTCTGCCCCTTGACAATGCGACCTTCCAGTTGATTACCAGCCCCGTGCTCTTTTGGTTTGCTACGGATGTAAGCAAATGGCAGATTCATGCGGTCTGCAATAATGGCTCCGTGCGGAATGCCAGCCGTTGCCGTACCTGCAATCACTTCTACTTCTGGAAACTCCTCTTCAATTCGTTGAACAAAACCATCCTCAATCAGGTTGCGGGTATCCGGATAAGAAAGCGTGATACGATTGTCCGTATAAATAGGTGACTTGATGCCAGACGCCCAAGTAAAAGGCTTTTCTGGTCGCAAATGAACCGCCTTGATGTCCAACAAATGTGATGCAATTTCTGTTGCTAGTGCCATGATAATTCTCCTTTAGATTAGTAATATTGTTTATTTAGATATTCCACTCTTCTTTGATAGCCAGGTATGCTTCATAAGGATTGGCCGCATGCGTGATGGGACGCCCGACCACGATATAGTCACTGCCAATGCTGGCCGCCTGTGCTGGAGTAACAACCCGTTTTTGATCACCCACTTCGCTACCAGCTGGTCGAATTCCTGGTGTCAGACAGGCAAAGGCCGCACCAGTGGCCTGCTTGATCAAATCGACCTCCTGAGCCGAGCAAACGACACCGTCCAGTTCTGCTTCCTGAGCCTTTTTGGCGTAGTGGACCACTGCATCCACCAGGCTAGTCTGGATATTCTGATCCGCCTGCATCTGCTCTTCCGAAGTCGAGGTCAGCTGGGTCACAGCGATCAAGATTGGTCCAGGTCCCAGTCCCTTTCTAGCCGATTGCATCATCTCTACGCCCCCAGCTGCATGAACATTGGTCATATCAACACCCAGCTTGGCCAACACCGACATAGCCGATTGGACTGTATTGGGAATATCATGAAGTTTCAGGTCTAGGAAAATGCTGTGCCCGCGGTCTTTCAGGTCTTTGATAATAGCCGGACCTTCCGCATAGTAGAGCTCCATTCCAACCTTGAGATAGAGTTTTTCCTGACTTGGGAAATGAGTCAAAAAATCAACGACTTCTTGACTACTTGCGAAATCCAAGGCAATAATGGGACGTTTTTCTTTCATAGTATCCTTTCTGTACACAGAAAAACCCTGCCAACTCTGGACAGGGTTCACGAAATGAGCTTAGAAATTCGACTTCTAAGATGCTTACCATGATACCTTTCCAGCCTCTCTGGACTCAGTTAAAGGTTCTATTTGACTCTATACTACTATTTTATTTGATTTCTGTCAACAGTTTTGAGAATTTCTGCTACAAATAAGGACAAAAGATGAACTTGAGGATGGAAAGTGATCTTGTTTTAGAGAGCTAAATTTGATTGTGAGGTACAAACTGGATTACAAAAATGAAAACACTCATGAAACAATCACAAGTCAACAATAGACTGCCATATTTTTGATTTACAGCTTTAAAGCAAGAAAAGCAACCAGATTTACTGATTGCTCGCTAAGTATTAAATTAGAGTGCTACACTCCTTTCGTATTGGATTTCAGAAGTAGCAACTCCGTGATACAACTGAATGAAACCCTTGTAGCATTATTATAGCATGTCAGCCACCCAGATACGCTTTTCTGACTTCATCTGATGCAAGGAGTTCTTTTCCTGTTCCAGAGAGGACAACTTTTCCTGTTTCTAGGACGTAGCCACGGTCTGCGATTGCGAGTGCCTTGTTGGCGTTTTGTTCAATCAAGAGGACTGTAGTACCTTGTTTTTGGATATCTTGGATGATATCAAAAATTTCTTGAATGAAGATTGGTGCCAAGCCCATTGATGGTTCATCAAGGAGCAAAAGTTTTGGTTGACTCATCAAGGCACGTCCCATTGCCAACATCTGCTGCTCACCACCTGAAAGGGTCGCAGCATCTTGGTTCTTACGTTCTTCTAAGCGTGGGAAACGGTCAAAAATCTTTTTCAGATTTGCCTGATTTTCCTCACGGTTGTTACGAAGGAAGGCACCCATTTCCAAGTTTTCCATAACGGTCAAACCCGCAAAGACGTGGCGACCTTCTGGTACTTGTGACAAGCCGTCCGCAACGATTTTACGAGCAGGAACTTTTTGGATTTCATTTCCAAGGAAAGAAATGCTTCCAGCTGATGGACGAACAAGGCCCGAGATGGTACGAAGGATAGAGGTTTTACCAGCACCATTGGCACCAATCAAGGTGACAACTTCTCCCTCATTGACTTCAAAGCTGACATCTTTTACAGCCTCTATTGCACCGTAGTTGACAGAAAGGTCTTTAACTTCTAACATTGCCATTAAACTTCCCCCCCAAGATATGCTTCGATAACACGTTTGTTGGCACGAATTTCTTCAGGAGTTCCATGGGCAATCAAACGGCCGTACTCCAGCACATAAATCCGCTCAGTCACTTTCATAACCAGGCTCATATCGTGCTCAATTAAAATAATAGTTATGCCAAATTCTTTTTGAATGCGACGTATAAGCTCTGTTAATTCTGCGGTTTCTTGTGGATTCATTCCAGCAGCTGGCTCATCCAAGAACAAAATTTTCGGTTCTGTCGCAAGGGCACGAACGATTTCCAGACGACGTTGCTGACCATAAGGAAGGTTCTTCGCCAGCGAGTCTGCATCCTTGTCTAAATCAAAAATTGCCAAGAGTTCCATAGCCTTAGCCTTCAAATCCGCCTCGCTCTGGTAATACTTAGGCAAGCGCAGGAAGGAAGCCAAGAGATGCGGTTTGTGATGATTGGCAAATCCAACCAATACATTTTCCAAAACCGTCATATCCTTGAACAGACGAATGTTTTGGAATGTTCGTGACAAACCTAAGGAAGCAATCTTGAAGGGAGCTTTCCCATTAAGCAAGTGACCGTCAAGCGTCACAGTTCCCTCGCTCGGCTCGTAAACACCGGTCAAAAGGTTGAAGAGGGTTGTCTTACCAGCACCGTTAGGACCAATCAAGCCGACCAACTCACCTTCATTGAGCTCCATGGTAACGTCGCCAACAGCAGTCAAACCACCGAAGTGCTTGGTCAAATTTTTAATTTCCAGAAGTGCCATCTTTGCCCTCCTTCGCTTTTTTCTTAAAGAATGATGAGAAGGTTAATTCCCATGTACCGAGCAGACCACCTGGACGGAAAACCATGACCAAAATAAGAGCCAATGAGTAAATAATCATCCGAAGGTCTGAGAAATTTTGCAGGAACATATTGAGGAAACCAAGAACAAGGGCCGCCAAAATCGTACCTGTCATAGAGCCCAAACCACCAAGCACCGCGATAATCAAGTAATCAATCGAACGCATGATAGTGAAGTCTTTAGGAACAACCGTACCGATATAACCAACGTAGAGAGAACCTGCGATACTTGATAGGATAGCCGCGATAACAAAGACTGTTACCTTGACTTTGGTTGTATTAACTCCCATGGACTCCGCAGCGATTTCATTTTCACGCACAGCGATAACCTGACGGCCAAATGAGCTCCATAAGAAGTTGAGAATCAGAACCGTCAACACTACCACAAATAGAAAGACAACTGTCCAAGTTGTATACGGCAAGATGCCTGTCAAACCAGCAGCACCGTTTGTCAAGTCACCACCATTGATAATGGCAATACGGATAATCTCAGCCACACCAAGGGTTGCAATAGCTAAGTAGTCACCCTTTAGACGAAGAGTTGGGATACCGACCACCAGGGCTACCAGGGCAGCTACAAGACAGCCCACAAGAATAGACAGATAAAAGCCTGCATAGGTAGGATTAGCCTTGGTCAAAATAGCTGTCGCATAGGCACCAATTGCCATAAAACCAGCCTGCCCCAGCGAAAACTGACCTGAAAAACCGAGAACAAGGTTGGTTCCCAAAGCCATGATGATAGAAATTCCAATCCCCATCAAAATCTGTATATAGTAAAGCCCCAGGGCACCAGAGCCAATCAAGGCAGAAAGAACTGCAAAGATAACAAGGACAAGAGCAAGCCAGGTTAAAATTGGTTTGATATTTTGTTTCATAAACTTACACCTTCTCCTTCACATTTTTACCTAAAATACCTGCTGGACGCACCAAGAGGATGATAATCAAGATACCATATACAACTGCATCACGGTAGCTGGAAAGACCTACAGTTACCGCCAGGGTTTCCAAGAGACCGATGATAAAGCCACCGAGAGCCGCACCTGGAATAATACCAATACCACCGAGAACGGCCGCTACAAAGGCCTTAAGACCTGGCGCCATCCCCATCAGAGGTTCCACAGAGTTATAGTAAAGACCAATCAAGACCCCTGCCGCACCTGCAAGAGCAGACCCAAGAGCAAAGGTAAAACTAATGGTCGAGTTGACGTTAATTCCCATGAGCTGAGCCGCGTCACTGTCTACAGAAACCGCACGCATGGCCTTACCCATTTTGGTTTTTTGGACGATAAATTGCAGAGCCAACATGAGGAAAACAGAGACACCCAAAATCGTCAACTGAACATTGGTCACAGTAATCGGACCAAGGTTGAATTTAACCGTCTCAAGAGCTTGAGGGAAGGCACGTGTATTGGCACCAAAGAGATAAACCATACCGTATTCAAGGAAGAAGGACACACCGATAGCCGTAATCAAGGCCGCAATCTTAGTTGAGTTGCGCAATGGACGGTAGGCCAAGAATTCAATCAGCACACCCAAGGCTGCTGTTAATACCATGGTCAAAACAAGCGCAACAAAGAAATTTAGCTGGAAGGCATTAATCAGATAATAACCAATAAAGGCCCCCATCATATAAAGGTCACCGTGGGCAAAGTTAATCAACTTGATAATGCCGTAAACCATGGTATAACCCAAGGCAATCAAGGCATAGACACTTCCCAAGATAAGACCATTCACCAATTGCTGGAGCATATAGTCACCAAACTTTCTATAACATAAATAATATCTGGAGAGGTCCAAGCCTCCCCAGATTGCATTTTTTAGCTTATTCAGCGCTTACTGCTTCTGCTGAAGCTTCTGCACCGTTTTCCAATTTAACCATGATAGCAGATTTGATAGGGTTGTGGTTTTCATCGATTGAGATTGGACCAGTTACACCTTCAAAGTCTTTCAAGCCAGCAAGGTTTGTTGCTACATCTTTTGAAGTTTTTGCACCTTCTGCTGCATCAGCTGCCATGTAGACTGCATCGTAAGCAAGGGCTGCAAACATATTTGGCTCTTCACCGAACTTCTTCTTATAAGCATCAACGAAGCTTGTTGCCTTGTCAGAAAGTGCTACTTTAGTAGAGTAACCAGATACGTAGTAAACATTTGTCGCATTCTTGCTGCCAGCACCTTCGATGAATTTAGCATCCGCAAATCCGTCAGGACCAAGGATTGGCTTGTCGATACCCATTTCACGCGCTTGTTTTGTAATCAAACCAGCTTCAGTGTAGTAACCTGGGATGATGATTGCATCAAAATCTTGATCTTTCAATTTTGTCAAAGCAGCTTGGAAGTCCTTATCGCCAGATTGGTAAGTTTCTTCAACAACGATTTCACCCTTGTAAGCTTCTTTGAAGGCTTTAGCGATACCTTTTGCGTAGTCACTTGAGTTGTCTGAGTAAAGAACAACTTTCTTAGCATCAAGTGTCTTTGTCGCAAATGTAGCCAAGACTTGACCCTGGAAGCTATCTTGGAAAGTTGAACGGAAGACATATTCTTCAACCTTACCATCTTTAGCTGTCAAATCGTCCTGTGT
The sequence above is a segment of the Streptococcus suis genome. Coding sequences within it:
- a CDS encoding ABC transporter substrate-binding protein: MKTRKFAVAIATFASAALLAACGAAPTSTSSAAGNEAGDTIKLGYNLELSGAVAAYGQAEKNGADLAVEEINAAGGVDGKQIEVVSKDNKSDNAEAATVTTNLATEEKVLAMIGPATSGAVAAATPGATQAGVPLITPSGTQDDLTAKDGKVEEYVFRSTFQDSFQGQVLATFATKTLDAKKVVLYSDNSSDYAKGIAKAFKEAYKGEIVVEETYQSGDKDFQAALTKLKDQDFDAIIIPGYYTEAGLITKQAREMGIDKPILGPDGFADAKFIEGAGSKNATNVYYVSGYSTKVALSDKATSFVDAYKKKFGEEPNMFAALAYDAVYMAADAAEGAKTSKDVATNLAGLKDFEGVTGPISIDENHNPIKSAIMVKLENGAEASAEAVSAE